One genomic region from Arthrobacter pigmenti encodes:
- the pyrE gene encoding orotate phosphoribosyltransferase, with translation MTDIAAARARLKELILELAVVRGRVTLSSGKEADYYIDLRRVTLHHEASALVGQVMLAMLDDAGISFQSAGGLTMGADPVGTALMHAAGRDNRNIDAFVVRKAQKTYGMGRQVEGPEVAGRNVVVLEDTSTTGGSALTAVEGVRRAGAKVQAVAVIVDRDTGSKERIEAEAGVPYLFAFGKDELGLE, from the coding sequence ATGACCGATATTGCCGCTGCCCGCGCCCGCCTGAAAGAACTCATCCTGGAACTGGCGGTGGTGCGGGGGAGGGTCACTCTCTCCAGCGGCAAGGAAGCGGACTACTACATCGACCTCCGGCGCGTCACCCTGCACCATGAGGCGTCCGCGCTGGTGGGCCAGGTAATGCTGGCAATGCTCGACGACGCCGGCATCAGCTTCCAGAGCGCAGGCGGGCTCACAATGGGCGCGGATCCGGTGGGCACTGCCCTTATGCACGCGGCAGGCCGCGACAACAGGAACATTGACGCCTTCGTTGTCCGCAAGGCGCAAAAGACCTATGGCATGGGCCGGCAGGTGGAGGGTCCGGAGGTGGCGGGGCGGAACGTCGTCGTACTCGAAGACACCTCCACCACCGGTGGCTCCGCGCTCACCGCGGTGGAGGGTGTCCGCAGGGCGGGCGCCAAGGTGCAGGCCGTGGCTGTGATTGTGGACCGCGATACGGGTTCAAAGGAGCGTATCGAGGCCGAGGCGGGTGTGCCGTACCTGTTCGCGTTCGGCAAGGACGAGCTCGGCCTGGAGTAA
- a CDS encoding thioesterase domain-containing protein: protein MTNDPKRLLNYAHGLKGMSRRRFLTGSALGLALATDLYVTRQIQEAREEFTIIPVEDEYADAAFPHARWILFPGYKTSWEEGVWIMNSLRPVLSRRGGMAVMGYSNRGLDVASIVGSLRRYIRIQQINTLYFYGHSFGGMVAVEVASRLREVGVDVRFVLLDSSPHDRFDVVDQAMFDGVVYLYEAGARVPSVLRGTYELAERIVNKDERTWSQIIDQTLAQLSPLAPSSVLIQSQASYIFHFNVARFNLGKTELAFIGNPNDGTVDYSMARPGWAGAFPDNMVSADLITEGALPAHASPQWNPRIYQEVVRELQREFLPLPVGGSRKSYF from the coding sequence ATGACCAACGATCCGAAGCGGCTGCTCAACTACGCGCATGGGCTGAAGGGGATGTCGCGCCGGCGCTTCCTCACGGGCTCTGCCCTGGGGTTGGCGTTGGCGACGGATCTCTATGTCACACGGCAGATCCAGGAAGCCCGCGAGGAATTCACCATCATCCCCGTAGAGGATGAGTACGCCGACGCCGCCTTCCCCCACGCCCGCTGGATCCTCTTTCCCGGCTACAAGACCAGTTGGGAGGAGGGCGTCTGGATCATGAATTCACTGCGCCCCGTCCTGAGCCGCCGCGGGGGAATGGCCGTGATGGGGTACTCGAACCGGGGCCTCGATGTCGCGAGCATCGTTGGCTCGCTGCGCCGGTACATCCGTATCCAGCAGATCAACACACTGTATTTCTATGGCCACAGCTTCGGCGGGATGGTCGCTGTGGAGGTGGCGTCCCGGCTGCGCGAAGTGGGCGTGGACGTGCGGTTCGTCCTCCTCGATTCAAGCCCACACGATCGCTTCGACGTGGTGGACCAGGCCATGTTCGACGGCGTTGTCTACCTTTATGAGGCCGGTGCGCGCGTGCCGTCGGTACTGCGGGGCACGTATGAACTCGCTGAGCGCATTGTGAACAAGGACGAGCGGACCTGGTCCCAGATCATCGATCAGACGCTCGCGCAGCTTTCGCCGCTGGCGCCGTCGAGCGTGCTGATCCAGTCGCAGGCGTCCTATATCTTCCACTTCAACGTTGCCCGGTTCAATCTCGGCAAAACAGAGCTCGCGTTCATCGGAAACCCGAATGACGGCACCGTCGACTATTCAATGGCGCGCCCCGGCTGGGCTGGTGCCTTTCCGGACAATATGGTCTCCGCGGACCTGATCACTGAAGGCGCCCTGCCCGCGCACGCCAGCCCTCAGTGGAACCCGCGCATTTACCAGGAGGTTGTGCGGGAGCTGCAGCGGGAATTCCTGCCCCTTCCCGTTGGGGGTTCAAGAAAGAGCTACTTCTAA
- a CDS encoding sugar phosphate isomerase/epimerase family protein, producing the protein MHRSIGVNTWVWASPLTDANLPDLLRRIADLGFDAVELPLENIGDFSAATVRDVLTYTGLKPYVVGAMAPGRDLVRADPATIAETQRYLSACIELAHDVGASAVCGPFYSSTGRVWRMSETERQEAYAELRRNLAPLAAEALSAGVVLGIEPLNRYETSLINTTAQALEALEPLLGHGVGLALDTYHLGIEERSSALAIETAGEHLVHLQVCGNDRGAPGGDQTDWDGIFDALDRIRYKGALNIESFTALNASIATAASIWRPLAETQDQLAEDGLAFLRIMQNSTIKEMQL; encoded by the coding sequence ATGCATCGCTCGATCGGCGTCAACACCTGGGTCTGGGCATCCCCACTCACGGACGCAAACCTGCCGGACCTGCTCCGGCGGATCGCGGACCTGGGTTTCGACGCCGTCGAGCTGCCCCTGGAGAACATTGGGGACTTTTCAGCGGCAACAGTTCGGGATGTCCTGACCTATACCGGGTTGAAGCCCTATGTGGTCGGGGCCATGGCTCCAGGTCGGGACCTGGTGCGAGCAGACCCTGCGACCATCGCGGAGACGCAGCGTTATCTGAGCGCCTGCATCGAGTTGGCGCACGACGTCGGTGCTTCCGCCGTCTGCGGCCCGTTCTACTCCTCCACCGGCCGGGTGTGGCGGATGAGCGAAACCGAACGGCAGGAAGCCTACGCCGAACTGCGCCGCAACCTGGCTCCCCTTGCCGCGGAAGCGCTAAGCGCCGGCGTCGTACTGGGTATTGAACCGCTCAACCGGTACGAGACCTCCCTCATCAACACCACTGCCCAGGCGTTGGAAGCGCTTGAGCCGCTACTGGGCCACGGCGTGGGCCTGGCCCTGGACACCTACCACCTGGGTATCGAGGAGCGGTCCTCGGCACTGGCGATCGAAACCGCCGGGGAGCACCTGGTCCACCTGCAGGTCTGCGGGAACGACCGCGGTGCACCCGGCGGCGACCAGACCGACTGGGACGGCATCTTCGACGCCCTGGACCGCATCCGGTACAAGGGCGCGCTCAATATCGAGAGTTTCACCGCACTGAACGCCAGCATTGCGACGGCCGCTTCGATCTGGCGGCCACTGGCCGAGACGCAGGACCAACTTGCCGAGGACGGCCTGGCTTTCCTCCGCATCATGCAGAACAGCACCATCAAGGAGATGCAGTTATGA
- a CDS encoding type IV toxin-antitoxin system AbiEi family antitoxin domain-containing protein, with translation MSTDSGPTAKRQMRIDWTRVMDPVALLRSAGSVARTAQLLERGLTRRTLAAAVQTGEIQQVQRGVFALPDAPPEFVAALTTNSLVTCASAARHYGLWLLHEPTAHHLTCPGGRCAPHLNHHRRRSVPVDRRLPVVGLVDVLIHALHCLPPVEAAVVVESSLRRGDTVRTFLLDRLQGNRNGKARAALELVSGCAESAIEVVARVMFRRTGYFVETQVRIDDVGRVDFVLEGFLVVEVDGDEFHSTREARNRDRRRNNELIARGYLYLRFGYGDVTFRRDDVLEQVRTVLSGRVVR, from the coding sequence TTGTCCACAGATTCCGGACCTACCGCCAAGCGCCAGATGCGAATCGACTGGACTAGGGTGATGGATCCAGTCGCTCTGCTGCGTAGTGCCGGTTCTGTTGCCCGGACAGCCCAACTGCTCGAACGAGGCCTGACCAGGAGGACACTCGCCGCGGCCGTTCAAACGGGTGAGATACAGCAGGTACAGCGCGGCGTGTTCGCGCTACCCGATGCCCCGCCGGAATTCGTCGCCGCGCTCACTACCAATTCGCTGGTCACCTGCGCGTCTGCCGCCCGACACTACGGCCTCTGGCTCCTTCATGAACCCACCGCTCATCACCTCACCTGTCCGGGCGGCAGATGTGCTCCCCATCTCAACCACCACCGACGGCGGAGTGTTCCGGTGGATCGACGCTTGCCGGTCGTGGGGCTCGTGGATGTTCTGATTCACGCTCTTCACTGCCTACCGCCGGTGGAGGCAGCAGTTGTGGTGGAGAGTTCGCTGCGCCGGGGAGACACTGTCCGCACCTTCCTTCTCGACAGGTTGCAGGGAAACCGGAACGGGAAGGCACGTGCCGCGCTTGAGCTGGTCAGCGGATGCGCAGAGTCGGCTATTGAAGTGGTGGCACGGGTCATGTTCCGACGGACGGGCTACTTTGTGGAGACCCAGGTGCGCATCGACGACGTGGGGCGGGTCGACTTTGTCCTGGAAGGTTTCCTGGTGGTTGAGGTGGACGGCGATGAATTCCATTCGACCCGGGAGGCGCGCAACCGGGACCGCCGGAGGAACAACGAACTGATCGCGCGAGGCTACCTGTACCTCCGCTTCGGTTATGGCGACGTCACGTTCCGCCGCGATGACGTCCTGGAGCAGGTACGGACTGTGCTTTCCGGGCGGGTTGTCCGCTGA
- a CDS encoding substrate-binding domain-containing protein → MRRSIPTKVTVVAATALLALTACTTDSSIENPPSADAGGEPAATPAGESSDEWFVQEEYDEQFEQRSATFEGDAETPWLQYIDGEMVETAEYTADGPQKVCFSNASINNPWRQTGWITMNEQLKVLQESGVISEMETRDAQADDNTQIADLDYFIAEGNCDAFVISPNSTAALTPAVERACETGKPVVVFDRGVDTDCATTFIHPIGGFAWGIDSANFLVENLEEGNKVVALRILPGVDVLEQRWAAAEKIFEENGIEAVDYFTGADPTEIKKIISDELATGDVHGVWMDAGDGAVAAIEAFEDAGVDYPVMTGEDEMSFLRKWEETGLNGLAPVYSNFQWRTPLLALEKIFAGEEIPAEWVLPQEPITEDQRADFLAANEGMPDGHYAKFGGEDLPGYPEVWQERIIP, encoded by the coding sequence ATGCGTCGAAGCATCCCAACGAAGGTCACTGTGGTGGCAGCAACAGCGCTGCTCGCCCTGACCGCCTGCACCACCGATTCATCCATCGAGAATCCGCCGTCCGCGGACGCCGGTGGAGAGCCCGCGGCAACCCCAGCGGGAGAGAGCAGCGACGAATGGTTTGTCCAGGAGGAGTATGACGAGCAGTTCGAACAGCGCTCAGCAACCTTCGAGGGTGACGCGGAAACGCCGTGGCTGCAATACATCGACGGTGAGATGGTCGAAACTGCCGAGTACACCGCGGACGGCCCGCAGAAGGTCTGCTTCTCCAATGCCTCGATCAACAACCCGTGGCGGCAGACCGGCTGGATCACCATGAACGAACAGCTCAAGGTGCTGCAGGAGTCCGGCGTCATCTCCGAGATGGAGACCCGTGACGCGCAAGCGGATGACAACACGCAGATCGCCGACCTCGACTACTTCATCGCTGAAGGCAACTGCGACGCGTTCGTCATTTCCCCGAACTCAACGGCGGCCCTGACTCCGGCAGTTGAGCGTGCGTGTGAAACCGGCAAGCCCGTTGTCGTCTTCGACCGCGGTGTGGACACTGATTGCGCCACCACGTTCATCCACCCGATCGGCGGCTTCGCCTGGGGCATCGACAGCGCGAATTTCCTGGTGGAGAACCTGGAAGAAGGCAACAAGGTTGTGGCCCTGAGGATTCTTCCGGGCGTGGACGTCCTGGAGCAGCGCTGGGCAGCGGCTGAGAAGATCTTCGAGGAGAACGGGATTGAAGCGGTGGACTACTTCACCGGCGCCGACCCCACCGAGATCAAGAAGATCATCTCCGATGAGCTTGCCACCGGCGACGTCCACGGCGTGTGGATGGATGCGGGCGACGGCGCCGTCGCGGCGATCGAGGCGTTCGAGGACGCCGGTGTGGACTACCCGGTCATGACCGGTGAGGACGAGATGAGCTTCCTGCGCAAGTGGGAAGAGACGGGCCTGAACGGACTGGCTCCGGTCTACTCGAACTTCCAGTGGCGCACTCCGCTGCTGGCGCTCGAGAAGATCTTTGCCGGCGAAGAGATTCCGGCTGAGTGGGTTCTGCCGCAGGAGCCGATCACCGAGGACCAGCGTGCTGACTTCCTCGCGGCGAACGAGGGTATGCCTGACGGCCACTACGCCAAGTTCGGCGGCGAAGACCTCCCGGGTTACCCGGAGGTCTGGCAGGAACGCATCATTCCGTAA
- a CDS encoding Gfo/Idh/MocA family protein, which yields MTTTAPAPSAPDVVQAGPLGVAVLGYSFMGKAHSNAWRNVNAFHPSPQVAQKVLVGRDAGHVKEAAQQYGWEESLTDWRQVLDRDDIHIVDICTPGHLHAEIAIAALDAGKHVIVEKPLANTLAEAELMVAAAQRAQARGVQSMVGFNYRRVPALALAKKLISEGRLGEVRQVRVSYLQDWLADADAPMTWRLRQQTAGSGALGDLASHAADQVRYLCGSPIESLTGTVNTFVKTRTGPDGPEEVTVDDAAWATLHLASGAVASLEVSRFATGRKNSLEIEIYGSAGSLSFNLERLNELQFFDATEHAATQGFRTIPVTEPEHPYLEAWWPAGHILGWDSTFTNQAADFLTAIRTGTAPSPSFEDGLEVQKVLAAIETSAAQSGAAVVL from the coding sequence ATGACGACGACGGCGCCGGCCCCCTCTGCCCCGGACGTTGTGCAGGCGGGCCCTCTCGGTGTGGCGGTGCTCGGTTACTCGTTTATGGGCAAGGCCCACTCGAACGCGTGGCGCAACGTCAACGCCTTCCATCCGTCCCCGCAGGTTGCACAGAAAGTGCTTGTCGGACGCGACGCCGGGCACGTCAAAGAGGCTGCCCAGCAGTACGGCTGGGAGGAAAGCCTCACCGACTGGCGCCAGGTCCTCGATCGGGACGACATTCACATCGTCGACATCTGTACCCCCGGGCACCTTCACGCCGAGATTGCCATCGCAGCACTCGACGCCGGCAAACACGTGATCGTCGAGAAGCCGCTCGCCAACACCCTTGCCGAGGCCGAACTCATGGTGGCCGCCGCCCAGCGTGCACAGGCACGTGGCGTCCAGTCGATGGTGGGCTTCAACTACCGCCGGGTGCCGGCGCTCGCACTGGCGAAGAAGCTCATTTCCGAGGGCCGCCTGGGTGAGGTCCGGCAGGTTCGCGTGAGCTACCTGCAGGATTGGCTCGCCGACGCGGACGCGCCCATGACCTGGCGCCTCCGCCAGCAAACGGCCGGTTCCGGGGCGCTGGGCGACCTCGCGTCCCATGCCGCGGACCAGGTGCGGTACCTGTGCGGATCGCCCATCGAATCTCTCACCGGCACCGTGAATACCTTCGTGAAGACCCGCACCGGCCCGGACGGCCCGGAAGAAGTAACCGTCGACGACGCCGCCTGGGCCACCCTGCACCTTGCCTCCGGTGCTGTGGCCAGCCTGGAGGTTTCGCGGTTCGCCACCGGGCGCAAGAACTCGCTCGAGATTGAGATCTACGGATCGGCCGGCAGCCTCTCTTTCAACCTCGAGCGGCTGAACGAGCTGCAGTTCTTCGACGCAACCGAGCACGCCGCAACCCAGGGGTTCCGCACCATTCCGGTCACCGAGCCCGAACACCCCTACCTTGAGGCATGGTGGCCGGCCGGTCACATTCTTGGCTGGGACTCCACCTTCACCAACCAGGCGGCCGACTTCCTCACCGCCATCCGGACCGGAACCGCACCGTCGCCGTCGTTCGAGGACGGCCTGGAGGTTCAGAAGGTCCTCGCCGCGATCGAAACGTCTGCGGCGCAGTCCGGCGCCGCCGTCGTACTCTGA
- a CDS encoding ABC transporter permease, with product MKRLTSTHVVYAVVLLTIIAGAILVGAAGRSFFSTGNISAILTGTSVLGFIAIGQTLVILVGSLDLSVPYVVSLSSLVSAGIMANQAVNILPGVLLALLVAAAIGLVNGLIVSGLKVHGFIATLGVGLIVSGYLATNYKGSSGQAPIEFRLLGATGIGPVPISTLIMLVCAAVVLLMLTRTRLGHHIYAVGGDMAVARMSGIQTRTPIIAAHVICSVMAGLAGLLLAARLGVGSPTIGTQGGYDLLSIAAVVLGGTLLAGGKGSLVGTLGGVLIFAMIDNIMSVMQINPFLKDVVRGIVIVVAVAIYARRKSASRTDRFPSTPRPESKSAARQEVAA from the coding sequence ATGAAGCGTCTGACCTCAACGCACGTCGTCTACGCAGTAGTGCTCCTGACCATCATCGCCGGAGCCATCCTGGTGGGTGCCGCCGGGCGCAGCTTCTTCAGCACCGGCAACATCTCCGCCATTCTCACGGGCACCAGCGTGCTGGGGTTCATCGCCATCGGCCAGACCCTGGTGATCCTTGTGGGAAGCCTCGACCTTTCGGTGCCCTACGTGGTTAGCCTGAGCAGCCTAGTCTCCGCAGGGATCATGGCGAACCAGGCGGTCAATATACTGCCGGGCGTACTCCTGGCGCTGCTCGTCGCGGCGGCTATCGGGCTGGTCAACGGGCTGATTGTCTCCGGTCTCAAGGTGCACGGTTTCATTGCCACCCTCGGCGTGGGACTGATAGTCAGCGGGTACCTCGCAACCAACTACAAGGGCAGCTCCGGACAGGCTCCCATCGAGTTCCGGCTGCTCGGCGCCACCGGGATCGGGCCCGTGCCCATCTCGACGCTCATCATGCTGGTGTGCGCCGCCGTCGTGCTGCTCATGCTCACCCGGACCCGGCTGGGACACCACATCTACGCTGTTGGGGGCGACATGGCGGTGGCCCGCATGTCCGGTATCCAGACCCGCACCCCGATCATCGCAGCTCACGTCATCTGTTCGGTCATGGCAGGCCTCGCCGGATTGCTCCTTGCCGCTCGGCTCGGCGTCGGGAGCCCGACGATCGGCACCCAGGGCGGCTATGACCTGCTGTCCATCGCCGCCGTCGTACTCGGCGGCACCCTACTCGCCGGAGGTAAGGGATCCCTGGTGGGAACCCTCGGCGGAGTCCTGATCTTCGCGATGATCGACAACATCATGAGCGTCATGCAGATCAACCCGTTCCTCAAGGACGTGGTCCGCGGCATCGTGATCGTCGTAGCGGTTGCCATCTACGCCCGCCGGAAATCCGCCAGCCGGACGGACAGATTCCCCAGCACCCCGCGCCCTGAGTCGAAGAGCGCCGCCAGGCAGGAGGTTGCCGCATGA
- a CDS encoding ATP-binding cassette domain-containing protein, giving the protein MDKEVNQPVLRVTGLTKAFFGVQVLKDAHLELHAGEVHGLVGENGAGKSTLMKLLAGVYQRDAGTIEINGEEVDFHHPTQAQKAGLSTVFQEFNLLPDRTVAENIYLGREPRRGPLVDRKAMQSNTAELLAQLGITSIEPSTEVRSLSVAQQQIVEIAKAVSYDAQIISMDEPTAALAGPEVDLLYAIIRRLKERGTAILYVSHRLKEIFDLCDTITVLKDGEIVGTQPASSMDDAALVRMMVGRPISAFFPEKLPGTERGKALLTIDDGGNHQLDSISLSLHAGEIVGVAGLQGSGRTELVEAIFGAQPFTRGRMELDGSPYEVSSPRQAIRRRVALITEDRKSQGLSLNQSILDNALGVIRSVFPQKTSTARAGVPGVFSSLEVVARDLDQEVQYLSGGNQQKVVLAKWLAIDPQIVLLDEPTRGIDVGAKVAVYNLMRSLAAEGKAILMVSSELPEVLGMSDRVVVMRDGRIAGEVAPHSTEEQVLQLATGARTEALS; this is encoded by the coding sequence GTGGATAAAGAAGTCAACCAACCTGTTCTCAGGGTCACCGGGCTCACTAAGGCGTTTTTCGGTGTGCAGGTACTCAAGGACGCGCATCTGGAACTGCATGCAGGAGAAGTGCACGGCCTCGTCGGTGAGAACGGTGCCGGTAAGTCAACACTGATGAAACTGCTTGCCGGCGTCTACCAGCGGGACGCCGGAACCATCGAGATCAATGGCGAAGAGGTGGATTTCCACCACCCCACGCAGGCGCAGAAAGCCGGTCTTTCAACGGTCTTCCAGGAGTTCAACCTCCTGCCCGACCGCACCGTCGCCGAGAACATCTATCTCGGTAGGGAACCTCGCAGGGGCCCGCTTGTGGATCGCAAGGCCATGCAGTCCAACACCGCAGAACTGCTGGCGCAACTGGGAATTACCAGCATTGAGCCTTCGACCGAAGTGCGCTCCCTCTCCGTAGCCCAGCAGCAAATCGTGGAGATCGCGAAGGCGGTCAGCTATGACGCGCAAATCATCTCCATGGATGAGCCAACGGCTGCGCTCGCCGGCCCGGAAGTCGATTTGCTGTACGCGATCATCCGCCGCCTGAAGGAGCGCGGCACCGCCATCCTGTATGTCTCGCACCGGCTGAAGGAAATCTTCGATCTGTGCGACACCATCACCGTCCTCAAGGACGGCGAGATTGTCGGCACCCAACCGGCGTCGAGCATGGATGACGCCGCGCTGGTGCGCATGATGGTGGGTCGCCCCATCTCGGCGTTCTTCCCGGAAAAACTGCCAGGCACCGAGCGCGGAAAGGCATTGCTCACAATCGACGACGGCGGCAACCACCAGCTCGATTCCATCAGCCTTTCGCTTCACGCCGGTGAGATTGTCGGCGTTGCGGGGCTGCAGGGCTCGGGACGCACTGAACTCGTGGAAGCGATCTTCGGCGCCCAGCCCTTCACACGCGGACGTATGGAGTTGGACGGTTCGCCGTATGAAGTCTCCAGTCCGCGGCAGGCCATCCGCCGCCGCGTCGCTCTCATCACCGAGGACCGGAAATCCCAGGGACTGAGCCTGAACCAGTCGATCCTGGACAACGCGCTCGGGGTAATCCGGTCAGTGTTCCCCCAGAAGACCTCGACTGCCAGGGCCGGCGTCCCCGGAGTTTTCTCATCCCTGGAAGTGGTTGCGCGCGACCTCGACCAGGAAGTCCAGTACCTCTCCGGTGGCAACCAGCAGAAAGTCGTCCTTGCCAAGTGGCTCGCGATCGACCCGCAGATTGTCCTGCTGGATGAGCCAACCCGCGGCATCGACGTCGGCGCGAAGGTAGCCGTCTACAACCTGATGCGTTCCCTCGCAGCGGAAGGAAAGGCCATTCTGATGGTTTCGAGTGAACTTCCCGAGGTGCTCGGGATGTCGGACCGCGTCGTCGTCATGCGCGACGGCCGGATTGCCGGCGAAGTTGCCCCCCACAGCACCGAGGAACAGGTCCTCCAACTCGCAACCGGGGCCCGGACGGAGGCCCTCTCATGA
- a CDS encoding ROK family protein: MESVIQRASGVPAPGASEVFQLLRDGHPRTRAELALLTGLARSTVASRVDWLMRTGLIAPYGGAVSTGGRPPSLFALNPGARVVIGADIGATHAIVVLTDLSGREIVSEREEITISDGPEAVLGWLAKAVEALLDKGKRGSFELAAIGIGLPGPVEHETGMPINPPIMPGWDRFDVPHFVQRSFNVPVLVDNDVNIMALGEQTGSWPEVADLMFIKVATGIGAGIISGGQLQRGAQGTAGDLGHVRVPRGGEVLCRCGNTGCLEALAGGPALASALNELTGGSLVTSRDVIDLVRSGDATAIQVIRQAGRDIGDVLATCVNLINPSVVVIGGSLAQAGEHLLAGIREVVYRRSLPLATEHLRIVPSVAGERAGVMGAASMAISHVLSPEAIEAASLQTG, translated from the coding sequence ATGGAATCAGTAATCCAGCGGGCGTCCGGAGTGCCGGCACCGGGGGCCAGTGAGGTGTTTCAGCTCCTGCGCGACGGTCATCCCCGCACCCGCGCCGAACTGGCGTTGCTGACCGGACTGGCGCGTTCCACAGTCGCCTCGCGTGTTGACTGGCTCATGCGCACGGGGCTCATAGCGCCCTATGGGGGAGCCGTGTCCACCGGCGGGCGGCCGCCGTCATTGTTCGCCCTCAATCCGGGGGCGCGCGTGGTGATCGGCGCGGACATCGGAGCCACGCACGCCATCGTCGTCCTGACCGATCTCTCGGGGCGGGAGATCGTCAGTGAACGCGAGGAAATCACCATCTCCGACGGTCCGGAGGCTGTGCTCGGCTGGTTGGCTAAGGCCGTCGAGGCGCTCCTGGACAAGGGGAAGCGCGGATCGTTCGAGCTGGCGGCAATCGGCATCGGGCTTCCCGGTCCGGTTGAACACGAAACCGGCATGCCGATCAATCCGCCGATCATGCCGGGCTGGGACCGGTTCGATGTTCCGCACTTCGTGCAGCGCAGTTTCAACGTGCCGGTCCTCGTGGACAACGACGTGAACATCATGGCGCTCGGTGAACAGACCGGAAGCTGGCCGGAGGTCGCTGACCTGATGTTCATCAAGGTCGCTACGGGTATTGGCGCAGGGATCATTTCCGGGGGACAGTTGCAGCGGGGCGCGCAGGGTACGGCGGGCGACCTTGGACATGTCCGCGTTCCACGGGGCGGAGAGGTGCTCTGCCGCTGCGGAAACACCGGCTGCCTGGAGGCCCTTGCGGGTGGGCCCGCGCTCGCCTCGGCTCTGAACGAGCTGACCGGAGGGTCCCTGGTGACAAGCCGCGACGTGATCGATCTGGTTCGCTCGGGCGATGCGACCGCAATCCAGGTCATCCGGCAGGCGGGCAGGGACATCGGTGACGTTCTGGCCACGTGCGTGAACCTCATCAACCCATCCGTTGTAGTTATCGGCGGGTCCCTCGCGCAGGCCGGCGAGCATTTGCTGGCCGGTATCCGGGAGGTGGTGTACCGGCGTTCACTGCCGCTGGCCACCGAACACCTGCGGATCGTGCCGTCAGTTGCCGGCGAGCGCGCGGGTGTGATGGGTGCGGCGTCGATGGCTATTTCGCACGTGCTCTCGCCCGAGGCAATCGAAGCGGCGAGCCTGCAGACGGGGTAG
- a CDS encoding ABC transporter permease, giving the protein MSTATTPRNKALEQNRSTRGERILRALRTPSGAVFVLLVVLLIAVIAVNPSFGEPGSLIRFIGRTAPIAIAAIGQYFVIVCGEFDLSMGSLVTAQVIIAGNLIGENDSLAIPVLLLMLVFGAFVGLVNGLLTTLLKVPSFIVTLGMMLALLGLVLYWTGGAATGNPADSFRQIGRGGIEGIPVLEVLPYPVIILAVLGAGAFLLMRRPYGRTLMAVGDNAGAAALTGARVWWVRTRAFMLSSLAATVAGVILVGYAGVHPSVGRGYEFTAITAVVLGGVLLGGGRGWVLSAAAGAFALEMLFTLLNFVGVQSTWRDTVQGLIIILAVAAGAQTWQRRRRGRSSTTHEPQHPIAETDAPKPAVGTNEGGK; this is encoded by the coding sequence ATGAGCACCGCGACCACACCCCGAAACAAGGCCCTTGAGCAGAACCGGTCGACTCGAGGCGAGCGAATACTCCGCGCATTGCGGACGCCCAGCGGGGCCGTCTTCGTGCTGCTCGTCGTCCTGCTGATCGCTGTCATCGCGGTCAACCCGTCCTTCGGGGAGCCCGGATCGCTGATCCGTTTCATCGGCCGCACCGCCCCGATCGCCATCGCGGCCATCGGACAGTACTTCGTAATTGTCTGCGGCGAGTTCGACCTCTCGATGGGCTCTCTGGTGACCGCGCAGGTCATCATCGCGGGCAACCTGATCGGCGAGAATGACAGTCTGGCCATCCCTGTCCTGCTCCTCATGCTGGTGTTCGGCGCGTTCGTCGGTCTCGTGAACGGCTTGCTCACCACACTCCTGAAAGTGCCCAGCTTCATCGTCACGCTCGGGATGATGCTCGCCCTCCTCGGCCTGGTTCTCTACTGGACCGGCGGCGCTGCAACCGGCAACCCGGCGGATAGCTTCCGCCAGATCGGCCGCGGCGGCATCGAGGGAATTCCCGTGCTGGAGGTCCTCCCCTACCCCGTCATCATCCTGGCGGTACTGGGCGCCGGCGCCTTCTTGCTCATGCGCCGCCCGTACGGACGCACCCTCATGGCGGTCGGAGACAACGCCGGAGCGGCCGCGCTGACCGGCGCACGCGTCTGGTGGGTGCGGACCCGCGCGTTCATGCTCTCCTCACTGGCAGCGACGGTGGCCGGTGTGATCCTGGTGGGCTACGCCGGCGTCCATCCGTCGGTTGGGCGCGGCTACGAGTTCACGGCGATCACCGCCGTCGTACTGGGCGGCGTATTACTCGGTGGCGGTCGCGGCTGGGTCCTGTCGGCAGCAGCCGGCGCGTTTGCCCTGGAAATGCTCTTCACCCTGCTGAACTTCGTCGGCGTCCAGTCAACCTGGCGCGACACAGTGCAGGGCCTGATCATCATTCTCGCCGTAGCCGCGGGAGCGCAGACGTGGCAGCGCCGCAGGCGCGGCCGGAGCAGCACCACCCATGAACCGCAACACCCAATAGCAGAAACAGATGCACCAAAGCCCGCCGTGGGCACCAATGAGGGAGGAAAATGA